The following are encoded in a window of Geobacter metallireducens GS-15 genomic DNA:
- a CDS encoding response regulator — MTNRHILLVEDNPDDEVLTLRALRKHNIASEITVARDGVEALDFLFGTGTHGGRDTTTMPCLVLLDLKLPKVDGLEVLRRIRSDERTKLLPVVVFTSSNEEQDILECHTLGANSYIRKPVDFNHLSEALRLIGTYWLTMNLTPKLSNAAR; from the coding sequence ATGACCAACAGACACATTCTCCTTGTTGAAGACAACCCCGACGACGAAGTACTGACGCTTCGCGCACTCCGCAAGCACAACATCGCCTCCGAAATAACCGTGGCACGGGATGGGGTTGAGGCCCTCGATTTTCTGTTCGGCACCGGCACCCACGGCGGACGCGACACGACCACCATGCCCTGCCTGGTCCTGCTTGACCTGAAACTCCCCAAGGTGGACGGACTCGAAGTCCTGCGCAGAATCAGAAGCGACGAACGGACAAAGCTCCTTCCGGTGGTGGTCTTCACCTCCTCCAACGAGGAGCAGGACATCCTTGAGTGCCATACCCTGGGGGCCAACAGCTACATCCGCAAGCCGGTCGATTTCAACCACCTGAGTGAGGCGCTCCGCCTCATCGGCACCTACTGGCTCACCATGAACCTGACCCCGAAGCTCTCCAACGCCGCAAGGTAG
- the uvrB gene encoding excinuclease ABC subunit UvrB, with translation MDRYTLVSDYTPRGDQPRAIEELSEGILRGDRHQVLLGVTGSGKTFTMANVIAATNRPALVLAPNKTLAAQLYGEFKELFPHNAVEYFVSYYDYYQPEAYIPTTDTFIEKDSSINDEIDKLRHAATRSLLTRQDVIIVASVSCIYGIGSPAEYQAMHIFFHEGEEYGRDTLLRKLVEIQYERNDIDFHRGTFRVRGDIVEIFPAHEDEKALRIEFFGDAVEAISEIDPLRGVAHQRLAKCAVYPASHYVATRETLERAIEEIRVALRERIQWFRERNMLVEAQRLEQRTMFDLEMMEEMGFCQGIENYSRHFDGRAPGEPPYTLLDYFPKDFLLFVDESHITVSQVGGMYRGDRSRKETLVNYGFRLPSALDNRPLTFQEFTARLNQTIYVSATPADYELQQAGGVVVEQVIRPTGLLDPVIEVRPAAGQVDDLLHEVRETVARGERVLVTTLTKRMAEELTDYYRDLGVRVRYLHSDIDTIQRMQIIRDLRLGEFDVLVGINLLREGLDIPEVSLVAILDADKEGFLRSARSLIQTCGRAARNVNGRVTMYADAVTGSMEACIEETARRRTIQEAFNTEHNITPRTVKKGLRTILESIEERDYYTIPLAAEPQEEYVPADEIPKLVKRLRKEMLASAKNLEFEKAAELRDRIKNLEERHLQLHP, from the coding sequence ATGGACCGTTATACCCTGGTAAGTGACTATACTCCCCGCGGAGACCAACCGAGGGCCATCGAGGAACTCAGCGAGGGAATCCTCCGGGGCGACCGGCACCAGGTTCTCCTGGGGGTCACCGGCTCGGGGAAGACCTTCACCATGGCGAACGTCATCGCCGCCACCAACCGTCCCGCCCTGGTCCTGGCCCCCAACAAGACCCTGGCTGCGCAACTCTACGGCGAATTCAAGGAGCTCTTCCCCCACAACGCCGTGGAGTACTTCGTCTCCTACTACGACTACTATCAGCCCGAAGCCTACATCCCCACCACGGACACCTTCATCGAGAAGGACTCCTCCATCAACGACGAGATCGACAAACTGCGCCACGCGGCCACCCGCAGCCTCCTGACCCGGCAGGACGTGATCATCGTGGCCTCGGTGTCGTGCATCTACGGCATCGGCTCCCCGGCCGAGTATCAGGCAATGCACATCTTCTTTCACGAGGGAGAGGAGTACGGGCGGGACACCCTGCTGCGCAAGCTCGTGGAGATCCAGTACGAGCGTAACGACATTGATTTCCATCGGGGAACCTTCCGGGTGCGTGGGGACATCGTGGAGATCTTTCCGGCCCACGAGGACGAGAAGGCGCTGCGGATCGAATTCTTCGGCGACGCGGTGGAGGCCATCAGCGAGATCGATCCCCTGCGGGGGGTGGCGCACCAGCGGCTTGCCAAATGCGCCGTCTATCCTGCGTCCCACTACGTGGCCACCCGGGAAACCCTTGAGCGGGCAATCGAAGAAATCAGAGTAGCCCTGCGGGAGCGAATCCAGTGGTTCCGGGAACGTAACATGCTCGTGGAGGCCCAGCGGCTCGAGCAGCGCACCATGTTCGACCTGGAAATGATGGAAGAGATGGGGTTCTGCCAGGGAATCGAAAACTACTCCCGCCACTTTGACGGCCGGGCGCCGGGGGAGCCCCCCTACACACTCCTCGATTATTTCCCGAAGGACTTCCTCCTCTTCGTGGACGAGTCTCACATCACCGTCTCCCAGGTGGGAGGGATGTACCGGGGGGACCGAAGCCGCAAGGAGACCCTGGTGAATTACGGGTTCCGCCTCCCGTCGGCCCTGGACAACCGCCCCCTCACCTTCCAGGAGTTCACTGCCCGGCTCAACCAGACGATCTACGTCTCCGCCACCCCCGCCGACTACGAATTGCAGCAGGCCGGCGGCGTGGTGGTGGAACAGGTGATCCGCCCCACCGGCCTCCTGGACCCGGTCATTGAGGTGAGGCCTGCCGCAGGCCAGGTGGACGACCTCCTCCACGAAGTCCGGGAGACCGTGGCCCGGGGCGAGCGGGTGCTGGTCACCACCCTCACCAAGCGGATGGCCGAGGAACTGACCGACTACTACCGGGACCTGGGGGTACGGGTGCGGTACCTCCACTCGGATATCGACACCATCCAGCGGATGCAGATCATCCGGGACCTGCGCCTCGGCGAGTTCGACGTGCTCGTGGGGATCAACCTCCTGCGGGAGGGGCTCGACATCCCCGAGGTTTCGCTGGTGGCGATCCTCGATGCCGACAAGGAGGGATTCCTCCGCTCAGCCCGGTCCCTGATCCAGACCTGTGGCCGGGCCGCCCGCAATGTCAATGGCCGGGTCACCATGTACGCCGACGCGGTAACCGGCTCCATGGAGGCATGCATCGAAGAGACCGCACGGCGCCGGACGATCCAGGAGGCTTTCAACACCGAGCACAACATCACCCCCCGGACGGTGAAAAAGGGGCTCCGCACCATACTCGAATCCATCGAGGAGCGGGACTACTACACCATTCCCCTTGCGGCCGAGCCTCAAGAAGAATACGTTCCTGCCGATGAGATTCCTAAGCTGGTGAAGCGCCTCCGCAAGGAGATGCTTGCCTCTGCCAAGAACCTGGAATTCGAGAAGGCGGCCGAACTCCGTGACCGGATCAAGAACCTGGAGGAGCGGCACCTTCAGCTCCACCCCTGA
- a CDS encoding response regulator, whose amino-acid sequence MKPPSVLLVDDERFFLSVQRDFLKGSPIAVLSASGGEEALRIAREQRPDLIYLDCRMPEMDGVACCTILKGDRELRTIPVLMMVPEGKEKDRERCLAAGCDGIIAKPIDRREFLEAGRRFVPEVERRHQRIRCGSLAVFRRGNESFHGSIEDISFSGVYVGARCDVKMEDRIRLGFFLPGSDLIETDARVAWVNQGHRRIKSGLPEGFGVEFVGIAAKAADQVKRYIAAYVPR is encoded by the coding sequence ATGAAACCACCATCAGTACTGCTCGTCGACGATGAACGCTTTTTTCTCTCCGTGCAGCGGGACTTTCTCAAGGGCTCCCCGATCGCCGTCCTCTCCGCCTCGGGGGGAGAGGAGGCCCTGAGAATCGCCCGGGAGCAGCGGCCCGACCTGATCTACCTCGACTGCCGGATGCCGGAGATGGACGGCGTCGCCTGCTGTACGATCCTCAAGGGAGACCGGGAACTGCGCACCATTCCCGTTCTGATGATGGTGCCGGAGGGTAAGGAGAAGGACCGGGAGCGGTGCCTTGCAGCGGGGTGCGACGGGATCATCGCGAAGCCCATCGACCGGCGGGAGTTCCTCGAAGCGGGGCGGCGATTCGTCCCCGAGGTGGAGCGTCGCCACCAGCGGATCCGGTGCGGGTCCCTGGCCGTCTTCCGCAGGGGGAACGAAAGCTTCCACGGCTCCATCGAGGACATCAGCTTCAGCGGTGTCTATGTGGGTGCGCGGTGCGACGTGAAAATGGAGGACCGGATCCGGCTCGGTTTCTTTCTCCCGGGGAGCGATCTCATCGAGACCGACGCCCGGGTAGCGTGGGTCAACCAAGGACACCGCCGGATCAAGTCGGGCCTCCCCGAAGGGTTCGGGGTCGAGTTCGTCGGCATCGCAGCCAAGGCCGCCGACCAGGTGAAACGGTACATTGCCGCTTACGTTCCTCGTTAG
- a CDS encoding spinster family MFS transporter translates to MHINAPSPPSKSSPYARYVLALLLGVNLLNYIDRQVLYAVFPLIQHDFSLSDTALGLLGSGFMVTYMVSAPLFGWLGDRWSRTRLAAAGLGIWSVATAAAGLAPTYPALLTARTTVGVGEASFGTVSPGLLAEFFDRERRGRILSYFYLAIPVGSALGYLLGGVIGQQWGWHAAFMMVGLPGLLLVLPVWLMREPPRSADAALEQNDNPDNGGYRALFRNRSFIANTLAMAAMTFALGGLAQWIPTFLYREHGLSVSTGNTLFGGLTVVTGICGTLTGGWLGDRLQRRTPKGYLLVSGWGFLLGTPAAAYAILTPSLNHCLGGMFLAEFFLFLNTGPLNTVIVNVTRPAVRAMAFAVNIFFIHALGDAISPTILGRLSDIWGLRTALLSTPVAILVAALFAFVCCHSIEGDMAKAE, encoded by the coding sequence ATGCATATCAACGCTCCGTCGCCCCCCTCGAAAAGCTCTCCCTACGCACGCTACGTCCTGGCCCTCCTTCTGGGGGTCAACCTTCTCAACTACATCGACCGCCAGGTCCTCTATGCCGTCTTTCCCCTCATCCAGCACGATTTCAGCCTCTCCGACACCGCCCTGGGGCTTCTGGGAAGCGGCTTCATGGTCACCTACATGGTATCGGCTCCCCTCTTCGGGTGGCTCGGCGACCGCTGGAGCCGGACCAGGCTCGCCGCGGCGGGCCTCGGGATCTGGAGCGTCGCCACCGCCGCCGCGGGCCTTGCCCCCACCTATCCGGCACTGTTGACTGCCCGCACCACGGTCGGGGTCGGTGAAGCGAGCTTCGGCACCGTCTCCCCCGGTCTCCTGGCCGAATTTTTCGACCGGGAGCGTCGAGGGCGCATCCTCTCCTACTTCTACCTGGCGATTCCCGTCGGGAGCGCCCTCGGCTATCTCCTGGGAGGGGTCATCGGCCAGCAATGGGGATGGCATGCCGCGTTCATGATGGTGGGCCTGCCGGGGCTTCTCCTCGTCCTCCCGGTCTGGCTCATGCGGGAACCGCCCCGCAGCGCCGATGCAGCACTAGAGCAGAACGATAACCCGGACAACGGCGGCTACCGCGCCCTGTTCCGGAACCGCTCCTTCATCGCCAACACCCTGGCCATGGCAGCCATGACCTTCGCCCTGGGGGGGCTCGCCCAGTGGATACCCACCTTCCTCTACCGGGAGCACGGCCTCAGCGTGTCCACCGGTAACACCCTGTTCGGGGGGCTCACCGTGGTGACCGGCATCTGCGGCACCCTCACCGGCGGATGGCTCGGCGACCGCCTCCAGCGCCGCACCCCCAAGGGATACCTCCTGGTCTCGGGCTGGGGGTTCCTCCTGGGGACGCCGGCGGCGGCCTACGCCATCCTGACCCCTTCCCTCAACCACTGCCTGGGAGGGATGTTCCTGGCCGAGTTTTTCCTCTTCCTCAACACCGGCCCCCTCAACACCGTCATCGTCAACGTTACCCGCCCGGCCGTCCGCGCCATGGCCTTCGCCGTGAACATCTTCTTCATCCATGCCCTGGGGGACGCAATCTCCCCCACCATCCTCGGCCGGCTCTCGGACATCTGGGGACTCCGCACTGCCCTCCTCTCCACCCCTGTCGCCATCCTCGTTGCGGCTCTCTTTGCCTTCGTTTGCTGCCACAGCATCGAAGGGGACATGGCAAAGGCTGAGTAG
- a CDS encoding NAD(P)/FAD-dependent oxidoreductase, which produces MKKDILEKGAIVQRDRETYAIAPHIPGGITDTATLRKICDVADRYGVKELKLTSAQRIALMGVKEEDLDTIWSDLDQQPGAAIGLCVRSVKICPGTTWCKRGVQDSVALGLKIDTIYHAMKLPNKMKMGISGCMVNCAETLLKDIGVVGTPKGWRIYVGGNAGARPRIGEVFTDTAPDDDEVLAVVARIVDYYKGSGSEQRLGRIVEQMGIETFRQAVLGT; this is translated from the coding sequence ATGAAAAAGGACATCCTCGAAAAGGGGGCAATCGTCCAGCGGGACCGGGAAACCTACGCCATCGCCCCCCACATCCCCGGCGGCATCACCGATACCGCCACCCTCCGCAAGATCTGCGACGTGGCCGACCGCTACGGCGTCAAGGAACTGAAACTCACGTCGGCCCAGCGCATCGCCCTCATGGGGGTGAAGGAAGAGGACCTGGACACCATCTGGAGCGACCTGGACCAGCAACCAGGGGCGGCCATCGGCCTCTGCGTCAGGAGCGTCAAGATCTGCCCCGGCACCACCTGGTGCAAGCGGGGGGTGCAGGATTCAGTGGCCCTCGGCCTCAAGATCGACACCATCTACCACGCCATGAAGCTTCCCAACAAGATGAAGATGGGGATTTCGGGGTGCATGGTCAACTGCGCCGAAACGCTGCTGAAGGACATCGGGGTGGTGGGGACGCCGAAAGGGTGGCGGATCTACGTGGGGGGAAACGCCGGCGCCCGGCCCCGCATCGGGGAGGTATTCACCGATACCGCTCCTGACGATGACGAGGTTCTGGCTGTTGTTGCACGGATCGTCGACTACTACAAAGGCTCCGGAAGCGAGCAGAGGCTGGGGCGGATCGTGGAGCAGATGGGGATCGAGACGTTCCGGCAGGCAGTTCTCGGCACCTGA
- a CDS encoding UvrD-helicase domain-containing protein, protein MEYVADLHVHSPFSRATSRECDPTGLAAWARVKGIQVLGTGDFTHPGWFRLLRETLVPAEPGFFRLREGTVPSPLPGLPPSSTPVRFVLSAEISCIYKRHGVVRKVHNLVYVPDFASAERLAARLAGIGNIESDGRPILGLDSRDLLEIVLEEAPEGFLVPAHIWTPWFSLFGSRSGFDTVEECFGDLSPHVFALETGLSSDPDMNRMISALDRFTLISNSDCHSPSRLGREANLFATGFDFFSLRDALKSNHRDTFRGTVEFFPEEGKYHLDGHRACSVCLEPEETRRLDGRCPACGRPLTVGVLHRVMELADREHPLFPPDAPEFFSLVPLPEVLGEILGVGPGSKEVLRQYGRLMARFGSEFGLLLHTPPEEIWEVAPLVAEAVTRIRSGRVIRHGGYDGEFGTIRVFEEGEVARLSGQAGLFADDPPRRSRRKEPPQPLAPSVRKDVTASDSPPGGPNPEQAEAIGCADRQVLVAAGPGTGKTYTLVARIAALLARPETVPEHVCAITFTNRAAREVRERLVATAGGAGERVFVGTFHRFCLDWLRQEEPGLAVVGEESRERLLKRLFPDLGKKEQGAVADGIADHLHRSGLDGASESLRRYLEELAGRGAVDLDAVVPLVVRRLAEDDCFRQRVCGSVEHLFVDEFQDLNAPQYALVEILAREATVFAIGDPDQAIYGFRGSDPTFFFRFADHPGTRRLSLSRNYRSVSPVVEGASAVIARNTLRSGLALVAGAPHQGMIELHRAPTPAAEAEFIVRRIEEFMGGVSNFSRISGRGGDQGRGRSFGEMAVLYRLSRQAEELAGALERRGIPFQLIGSVPYFLGPAVRAVTRFIQAAAGSDDIGEWLALLGGLRGIGEESLTRLEEALPLTGDFLPLTAAAGLPSVAARQVAELAAALGRFRDVMSREGIAPAIGPVFPFLEVDAGHPDVCRLVALAGSFGRNLAAFARHLRDYASETLYDERAEGVPLMTIHAAKGLEFPVVFLAGCEEGLLPCTLWRDADLEEERRLFYVGMTRAKEALILTASREHPWCGPGERPLSRFVEEIPARLVSRAVQDTVRTGKKGEQLELF, encoded by the coding sequence ATGGAGTACGTTGCCGATCTTCACGTCCATTCTCCCTTTTCGCGGGCCACGAGCCGGGAGTGTGATCCGACCGGCCTTGCCGCCTGGGCCCGGGTGAAAGGGATTCAGGTTCTGGGGACCGGCGACTTCACCCATCCCGGCTGGTTCCGTCTCCTGAGGGAGACCCTCGTGCCGGCGGAGCCAGGGTTCTTCCGGCTGCGGGAGGGAACGGTCCCCTCCCCCCTGCCGGGGCTCCCCCCCTCATCGACGCCGGTCCGCTTCGTCCTTTCTGCAGAGATCAGCTGCATCTACAAGCGCCACGGTGTGGTCCGCAAGGTCCACAACCTCGTCTACGTTCCGGATTTCGCCTCGGCGGAGCGTCTTGCCGCGCGGCTAGCGGGCATCGGCAACATCGAGTCGGACGGCCGCCCGATCCTCGGCCTCGACTCCCGGGATCTCCTGGAAATCGTCCTTGAGGAGGCACCCGAGGGGTTCCTCGTCCCGGCCCACATCTGGACCCCGTGGTTTTCCCTCTTCGGTTCCCGGTCCGGCTTCGACACGGTGGAGGAGTGCTTCGGCGACCTCTCTCCCCACGTCTTCGCCCTAGAGACCGGCCTCTCCTCCGATCCTGACATGAACCGGATGATATCGGCCCTGGACCGTTTCACCCTCATCTCCAATTCCGACTGCCACTCCCCCTCTCGGCTCGGCCGGGAGGCGAATCTCTTCGCCACTGGCTTCGATTTTTTCTCGCTCCGCGACGCCCTGAAGTCGAATCACCGCGATACCTTCCGGGGGACCGTTGAGTTTTTCCCCGAGGAGGGGAAGTACCACCTGGACGGCCACCGGGCCTGCTCGGTCTGCCTTGAGCCGGAGGAGACCCGGCGCCTCGACGGCCGCTGCCCCGCCTGCGGCCGCCCCCTCACCGTGGGGGTCCTCCACCGGGTGATGGAACTGGCCGACCGGGAGCACCCCCTGTTTCCTCCTGATGCGCCGGAGTTTTTCAGTCTCGTGCCCCTCCCCGAGGTGCTGGGGGAGATCCTTGGCGTCGGCCCGGGCTCCAAGGAGGTGTTGCGCCAGTACGGACGCCTTATGGCCCGCTTCGGCTCGGAGTTTGGACTCCTGCTCCACACGCCTCCGGAGGAGATTTGGGAGGTGGCGCCCCTGGTGGCCGAGGCGGTGACCCGCATCCGGTCAGGACGGGTCATCCGGCACGGGGGGTACGATGGAGAGTTTGGGACGATCCGGGTCTTCGAGGAGGGGGAGGTGGCGCGCCTCTCGGGCCAGGCCGGCCTCTTCGCCGACGATCCCCCCCGACGGAGCCGTCGGAAAGAACCGCCGCAGCCCCTCGCCCCGTCCGTTCGCAAGGACGTTACGGCAAGCGATTCCCCACCCGGAGGGCCGAACCCCGAGCAGGCCGAGGCGATCGGCTGTGCCGACCGGCAGGTGCTGGTGGCGGCCGGACCGGGCACCGGCAAGACCTACACCCTCGTAGCGCGCATCGCTGCCCTCCTGGCGCGGCCGGAGACGGTGCCGGAGCACGTTTGTGCTATCACCTTCACCAACCGGGCCGCCAGGGAGGTGCGGGAGCGGCTTGTGGCTACGGCCGGCGGAGCAGGGGAGCGGGTCTTTGTGGGGACGTTTCACCGGTTCTGCCTTGACTGGCTCCGGCAGGAGGAGCCGGGGCTCGCCGTGGTGGGGGAGGAGAGCCGGGAGCGGCTCCTGAAGCGCCTCTTTCCCGATCTGGGGAAAAAGGAACAGGGTGCCGTGGCCGACGGCATCGCAGATCATCTTCACCGCTCGGGTCTCGACGGGGCGTCTGAGTCGCTGCGGCGGTACCTGGAGGAGCTTGCGGGACGCGGGGCCGTGGACCTGGATGCCGTGGTCCCCCTCGTTGTGCGGCGCCTCGCGGAGGACGACTGTTTTCGGCAAAGGGTCTGTGGCAGTGTCGAGCATCTCTTCGTGGACGAGTTCCAGGACCTGAACGCCCCCCAGTACGCCCTGGTGGAGATCCTGGCCCGGGAAGCGACGGTCTTTGCCATCGGCGACCCGGACCAGGCCATCTACGGCTTCCGGGGGAGCGATCCCACCTTTTTCTTCCGCTTCGCCGACCATCCCGGCACCCGGCGGCTTTCCCTCTCCCGCAACTACCGTTCGGTTTCGCCGGTGGTGGAGGGGGCTTCGGCGGTCATTGCCCGAAATACCCTGCGGAGCGGCCTCGCCCTTGTGGCCGGGGCACCGCACCAGGGGATGATCGAGCTTCACCGTGCCCCCACGCCGGCAGCGGAGGCGGAGTTCATCGTGCGGCGCATCGAGGAGTTCATGGGTGGGGTCAGCAACTTCTCCCGGATTTCGGGGCGGGGTGGCGACCAGGGGAGGGGGCGAAGCTTCGGGGAGATGGCGGTTCTCTACCGGCTTTCCAGGCAGGCCGAGGAGCTGGCCGGGGCGCTGGAGCGGCGGGGCATCCCCTTTCAGCTCATTGGCTCGGTCCCCTACTTTCTGGGACCGGCGGTGCGGGCCGTTACCCGGTTCATTCAGGCAGCCGCCGGAAGCGACGACATCGGCGAGTGGCTGGCCCTCCTGGGGGGGCTGCGGGGAATCGGCGAGGAGAGCCTGACCCGGCTGGAGGAGGCGCTTCCCCTGACCGGCGATTTCCTTCCCTTGACGGCCGCGGCGGGCCTCCCTTCCGTGGCCGCGCGTCAGGTGGCGGAACTGGCCGCCGCCCTGGGGCGGTTCCGGGACGTGATGTCCCGGGAAGGAATCGCGCCGGCCATTGGTCCTGTCTTTCCCTTTCTGGAGGTGGATGCCGGCCATCCCGATGTCTGCCGCCTCGTGGCCCTTGCGGGGAGTTTCGGGCGCAATCTCGCGGCCTTTGCCCGCCATCTGCGGGACTATGCCTCCGAGACCCTCTACGACGAGCGCGCCGAGGGGGTTCCCCTCATGACGATCCATGCCGCCAAGGGGCTGGAGTTCCCGGTGGTCTTCCTGGCCGGGTGCGAGGAGGGGCTTCTCCCCTGCACCCTCTGGCGCGATGCCGATCTGGAGGAGGAACGGAGGCTCTTCTACGTGGGGATGACGCGGGCCAAGGAGGCGCTTATCCTGACCGCCTCCCGGGAGCATCCCTGGTGCGGCCCGGGGGAGCGCCCCCTTTCCCGGTTCGTGGAGGAGATTCCGGCGCGGCTTGTCAGCCGCGCCGTTCAGGATACCGTGCGCACGGGGAAGAAGGGGGAGCAACTGGAGCTGTTCTGA
- a CDS encoding LysM peptidoglycan-binding domain-containing protein: protein MTSRTYMSFCAAFTLWGLLGPLQAGTAQAASPSFELELKDLETTKPSPQHRRQPVRPPRKDSARKPDTKPDTPASEASGDYTRYTVRPGDFLFKILIRDFGLSNAQAEALIPEIQRINKLPSTTRLEVGQTILIPRHRRASSLAKAATPAPTPASTHGSASAPEGHRPLIIPPAPSSAPAPSTVVTSPPEPVASSQHETATETVASPPPPPPLTLSGHETVSPAPATEAKADLSFSTALIRLWENLVPGQRQIEPLTVNGKVLDPADYPLLLAADGGRILVDLRGTLQPQLRTQLAQKYPDIHIVTRGNDSLKTLVATLVRAAEFARAEENVAVDLGADPTLSVRADFRIVRLPTGRGGPETVLVFLDEHGPCLPPPLTDYLHRKGYQVAQFCDRPGDTVAEPGYDLRAIPPSTPCDVAVSLLNALSLKLDRNRIVSGAMGENSENRFSIRVEGYFEAGGKRFILDCSGNDPYNYTLFRLLQVQGYGIIQPQENDDFTDVTRRLLTELNYPNSFGRHEMDYGRYRIAITGFKITRRDTSAGRLLLTSRPSDPVFAELLRWAPAERK from the coding sequence ATGACATCACGCACCTACATGAGTTTTTGCGCCGCCTTTACCCTCTGGGGACTTCTCGGACCGCTGCAGGCTGGAACCGCCCAGGCTGCCTCCCCCTCCTTCGAACTGGAGCTGAAGGACCTGGAAACGACGAAGCCTTCCCCCCAACACCGGCGGCAACCCGTCCGCCCCCCCCGCAAGGATAGTGCCCGGAAACCAGACACCAAGCCGGACACCCCAGCCTCAGAAGCATCCGGCGACTATACCCGCTATACCGTCAGGCCCGGCGACTTTCTCTTTAAGATCCTGATCCGCGATTTCGGCCTCAGCAACGCCCAGGCCGAGGCGCTCATCCCGGAAATCCAACGAATCAACAAATTGCCGAGCACCACGCGCCTCGAGGTGGGACAGACCATCCTCATTCCCCGTCACCGCCGGGCATCATCCCTGGCTAAGGCCGCTACACCTGCACCCACTCCGGCATCCACGCATGGATCCGCATCTGCACCGGAAGGACACCGCCCCCTCATCATCCCGCCTGCTCCGTCATCGGCGCCGGCTCCCTCCACCGTCGTCACCTCGCCCCCTGAGCCGGTGGCGTCCTCACAACATGAAACAGCAACGGAAACGGTGGCGTCGCCTCCGCCGCCACCGCCACTCACACTATCGGGCCATGAAACTGTGTCGCCTGCACCAGCCACGGAAGCAAAGGCTGACCTTTCCTTTTCCACGGCACTTATCCGTCTGTGGGAAAACCTCGTTCCCGGCCAGCGGCAAATCGAACCTTTGACCGTCAACGGGAAGGTTCTCGACCCGGCCGACTACCCGCTCCTCCTGGCTGCCGATGGAGGCCGGATTCTGGTGGATCTCCGGGGCACCCTCCAACCCCAGCTTCGTACTCAATTGGCTCAAAAGTACCCCGACATCCACATTGTCACCCGGGGCAACGATAGCCTCAAGACGCTCGTCGCAACCCTCGTGCGAGCAGCCGAGTTCGCCCGGGCAGAAGAGAACGTGGCCGTCGACCTGGGAGCTGATCCCACCCTCTCCGTCCGGGCAGACTTCCGCATCGTGAGGCTTCCGACGGGCCGGGGGGGGCCCGAAACCGTCCTCGTCTTTCTGGACGAACATGGCCCCTGCCTTCCTCCCCCCCTCACCGATTACCTCCATCGGAAAGGTTACCAGGTGGCCCAGTTCTGCGACCGTCCGGGAGACACCGTTGCCGAGCCGGGGTACGACCTCAGGGCCATCCCTCCTTCCACACCTTGCGATGTGGCGGTTTCGCTTCTTAACGCACTTTCCCTGAAACTGGACCGCAACCGTATCGTTTCCGGGGCCATGGGAGAGAACTCGGAGAACCGGTTCAGCATCAGGGTAGAAGGATACTTCGAGGCGGGGGGAAAGCGCTTTATCCTCGATTGCTCAGGAAACGATCCCTACAACTACACCCTCTTCAGGCTCCTCCAGGTGCAGGGTTACGGCATCATCCAACCCCAGGAGAACGATGATTTCACCGACGTAACGCGGCGTCTGCTCACTGAGCTCAACTACCCCAACTCATTTGGAAGGCATGAAATGGACTACGGGCGGTACAGGATCGCGATCACCGGCTTCAAGATTACCCGCCGCGATACGTCAGCCGGCCGTCTCCTGCTCACGTCCCGGCCATCCGACCCGGTATTTGCCGAGTTGCTGCGGTGGGCTCCGGCTGAGAGGAAATAA
- a CDS encoding LysM peptidoglycan-binding domain-containing protein: MNGTLRLVASSLVLSLASLSSASGAEYLRYAPEPSDGKPLAGPEEGVLVERITIEKGDTLYGLSRKYSGKGTYFSQILLFNEIANPNLIYAGHKLLVPLPPGHGEETAAPTRRAKPAEKRKGARKHQAVTPASKEAKPVVKLPAATTRPSSPPRASEVPASKAVSPSPATRKGGENEQTLFEKGVSAYKSGQYQQSLDAFDRFLARYPESPLAPDASLYRADALMKMAGQ; this comes from the coding sequence ATGAACGGCACTCTCAGACTTGTCGCGTCGTCTCTTGTCCTCTCCCTTGCGTCGCTTTCCTCAGCCAGTGGCGCGGAGTATCTCCGCTACGCTCCGGAACCATCGGATGGCAAACCACTGGCGGGCCCCGAGGAGGGGGTTCTTGTCGAGCGCATCACCATCGAAAAGGGAGATACCCTGTATGGCCTGTCGCGGAAATACAGCGGCAAGGGAACCTACTTCTCCCAGATTCTGCTCTTTAACGAGATTGCGAACCCCAACCTGATCTATGCGGGCCATAAACTCCTGGTTCCCCTGCCTCCCGGTCACGGCGAGGAAACCGCGGCGCCGACACGCCGTGCCAAGCCTGCAGAGAAGCGGAAGGGTGCCAGAAAGCATCAGGCGGTGACCCCTGCTTCAAAGGAGGCAAAGCCGGTGGTCAAGTTGCCTGCGGCTACGACCCGTCCCTCCTCGCCACCTAGGGCGTCCGAGGTGCCGGCGTCAAAGGCCGTTTCTCCCTCTCCGGCCACGCGCAAGGGGGGAGAGAACGAGCAGACCCTCTTTGAGAAGGGAGTCAGCGCATACAAGTCGGGCCAGTACCAGCAATCGCTCGACGCGTTTGACCGGTTCCTGGCCCGTTATCCGGAATCTCCCCTTGCCCCCGATGCATCCCTCTATCGGGCCGATGCCCTCATGAAGATGGCGGGTCAATAG